GTCGGAATTGCGCCTGCGGCAAATGCTGTTCGACGGGTTCAACACCGCCAACGAAGTCGAGCGCACCAAAGGCGTGTCCAATTCGCGCGCGTACTACGCGCAAGGCACCGCCCAGGATCTGGCCCTGCGCACCATTGAGGTCTATCTCGAAGTGCTCAAGCGCCGCGAACTGGTGACCCTGGCCAAGAACAACCTGCAAGCGCACTTGCGCGTCAACGATCAGATCGGCCTGCGCACCCAGCGCGGCATCGGCAGCACCGCCGACTCCGATCAGTCGGTCGCCCGAAAGGCGCTGGCGCAGAACAACCTCGACACCGCCGAAGTCGATCTGGCGGATGCCGAATCGAACTTCTACGCCGTGGTCGGACGCATGCCCGATGAGCTGGAAGAGCCGGCCTCGACTCGTGGCGAGTTGCCTACCTCTTTGCCTGAAGCCCAGCAAAGCATGGTCGAGAACAACCCGTACCTGAAATCCGCCCAGGCCGACGTGCAATCGGCCGAGAGCCAGTACGAAGTCGCCAAGTCGCCGTTCTATCCACGCTTCGATGCGGAAGCGGCGGTCGGCGCCAACAACAACGTGCAGGGTGACGAGGGCCACGACAACGAATGGCGCGTCGGCGTGGTGATGAACTACAACCTGTTCCGCGGCGGCAGTGACAAGGCGCGACTGGCCTCCGATGCGCACCAGATCAACCAGGCCATGGACATTCGCAACAACGCCCTGCGCCAGCTCAACGAGAACATTCACCTGGCCTGGAACGCCATGGTCAACGCCAAGAAGCAGACCCCGACCGCCCGCGAATACGCCGAAACCACCAAGCGTGTACGCGCCGCGTATCAGGATCAATTCGGCCTCGGCCAACGCACCCTGCTCGACCTGCTCGACAGTGAAAACGAGCTGTACAACGCCAACCGCCGCTACACCGAAATCCGCTACACCGAGGAGTATTCGATGTACCGCGTGCTGGCGAACATGGGTCAGTTGCTGAGCAAGCAACGGGTGGTGCTGCCCGCCGACGCGGTTGCCGCTACCGAGGTGAAGAACGAGGCACGCTTGCCTGAACTGAAGTAGTCCCGATGATGTAGCCAGGGAGCGATCAATATGACCAGCATGGAACCCGGGGCCTCCGGGATCGATCCGCGGTTGAGCTTCGATGACCCGTTACTCGACGGTCTGTTGATCCTCTGCAAACTGCATGGCGCGACGGTCAGTCGCGCCAGCCTGAGTGCGGGGCTGCCCCTGGACAAACAACGCCTGAGCCTGGACTTGCTGCCCCGTGCAGCAGCCCGGGCCGGGTTGCAGGCGCGATTGCTGCGCCGCGACCTCAAGGACATCTCCCCGCTCAACCTGCCGGTGCTGTTGCTGTTGGGCAATGGCCGCACCGCCGTGCTGCGGCGCTTTGCCGATGACGGCAAGGCCCTGATTCTGCCCAGTGAAGCCGATGGCGGCGAACAGTGGGTCAGCCGCGAAGAACTCACTGAACACTACACCGGCCAGGCCCTGTTCGCCCGGCCACGGCATGAACTGGAAGACCTGCGCTCACCGCTGGTGCCAAGGGTGCAGGCCTGGTTTCGCGACACCCTGAAGCTGTCGAAATGGCTGTACAGCGACGCGATCCTCGCCA
The sequence above is a segment of the Pseudomonas sp. HS6 genome. Coding sequences within it:
- a CDS encoding TolC family outer membrane protein, giving the protein MRVLTPLCSAVLLAMACTSQAQAMNLTEAIQSTIATHPELASRVDAKLSADEQVKVAKGGFYPSVDLNASYGRGYSDNTNTRSLTPSGHNTEILNYTQSELRLRQMLFDGFNTANEVERTKGVSNSRAYYAQGTAQDLALRTIEVYLEVLKRRELVTLAKNNLQAHLRVNDQIGLRTQRGIGSTADSDQSVARKALAQNNLDTAEVDLADAESNFYAVVGRMPDELEEPASTRGELPTSLPEAQQSMVENNPYLKSAQADVQSAESQYEVAKSPFYPRFDAEAAVGANNNVQGDEGHDNEWRVGVVMNYNLFRGGSDKARLASDAHQINQAMDIRNNALRQLNENIHLAWNAMVNAKKQTPTAREYAETTKRVRAAYQDQFGLGQRTLLDLLDSENELYNANRRYTEIRYTEEYSMYRVLANMGQLLSKQRVVLPADAVAATEVKNEARLPELK